From Papaver somniferum cultivar HN1 unplaced genomic scaffold, ASM357369v1 unplaced-scaffold_29, whole genome shotgun sequence, a single genomic window includes:
- the LOC113341438 gene encoding nitronate monooxygenase-like, which translates to MGFASALGWDNGIVLAPMGADISGPKLVAAVANAGGVGLLASPVNMYDATLKAIRDTKKLTNKPFGAGILLEFDQTHTVRAIFEEKLACMQVFWGDYPKEMVDEAHKNGVQILHQVGSIADAEKAIAAGVDCIIAQGVEAGGHVIGNVSWHALVPRIVDLIGDKNITVVAAGAIADPRGFVGAISLGAKGICMGTRFIATKESYAHDYYKEQLLKYTGDDTDYTDLYSRESWRAPTRVLNTPFHQKWKPAPEDVENNAEQPINSKI; encoded by the exons ATGGGTTTCGCTAGTGCTTTAGGATGGGACAACGGTATCGTGTTGGCCCCAATGGGAGCTGATATTTCCGGTCCAAAACTTGTTGCAGCTGTGGCCAATGCTGGAGGCGTTGGTTTATTGGCTAGCCCTGTT AATATGTATGATGCGACATTGAAGGCTATAAGGGATACTAAGAAACTCACTAATAAGCCATTCGGAGCTGGTATCTTGTTGGAATTTGATCAAACTCATACTGTCAGGGCAATTTTCGAAGAGAAACTCGCATGCATGCAAGTTTTCTGGGGGGACTATCCCAAAGAGATGGTGGATGAAGCACATAAAAATGGAGTCCAGATCTTGCACCAGGTTGGTTCAATTGCGGATGCAGAAAAAGCAATTGCTGCAGGTGTTGATTGTATCATCGCACAGGGGGTAGAAGCCGGAGGACATGTCATCGGCAAT GTCAGTTGGCATGCTTTGGTTCCAAGAATCGTCGATTTAATCGGTGACAAGAATATAACAGTTGTTGCTGCTGGAGCTATTGCAGACCCCCGTGGTTTTGTGGGTGCCATATCACTTGGAGCTAAAGGAATTTGCATGGGAACAAG ATTCATAGCTACCAAAGAGTCGTATGCACATGATTACTACAAGGAACAACTGCTCAAGTATACTGGAGATGATACCGATTACACAGACCTATACAGTCGTGAAAGCTGGAGAGCACCAACTCGTGTTCTTAACACCCCTTTCCACCAGAAATGGAAACCAGCGCCGGAGGATGTTGAGAATAATGCAGAGCAACCTATAAACTCTAAAATCTAA